In one window of Chryseobacterium sp. JV274 DNA:
- a CDS encoding aminopeptidase has protein sequence MKKISICLILFWGVAQVSAQKDSIYIEAKLSPDKKNLEISQEIVYYNHSEKDLQTIKLLNWVSAYNKRGTSLVYRKLEDRNTDLHFAKSDQLGKLLELNVKNSENEAIPVNTISDENLFIPLKNVLKPGQSVTLQLQYRMQLPDKTFTGYGTSTQNTVLKYFFIVPDHFDPDNISTRNYHDIEEPVSFNTFWTVNFDIPVNNFVEGNLPQVQMNSFKGYLDSDPEFLISPTEYPSIKTNVDGAETEIKFGYNLKPEEKQNLEFFLPLQLKFLKERIGILPKSIFISDKFRAKEDFFGNNDITFWKFRFQLFTNAEKTDLDYFGIIAKKVLDENVIADKEKDHWFKNGLKSYLEIQYLKKFYADTKLLGTLPETRIFGLKPLKFFHASKVKLLDRYGLSYQYIMLQNLDQKIDEHFPVLSNFNDMAVSSFETGSLFNYSADKMGYDNFNDILKDYITQNTGKKINPENFLTSISEKNKSAAYLSNFFKQKNRVDFKLKNIKKGNDSLEIKITKNTDISIPVKLETETKEGEKKVYWIDTEENERITSLSLPASDNIYKVTLNSGYTFPESNYRDNFLYAKGIFSNAKKIKLKLIKDIPNPEYNEIYITPRVRFNNTYDKFLLGINLKNQSLFDQKFLYSVTPTYSTGTGKLTGSGAVSYSILPAESIIRSLTFGVSGSYFHYDYGLAYRKSSIASSINFRKNPRSTVSRSIGVSYNYFERDLSPKMVANNDYSKYNVWTVGYGYSDSQMIHEKSFSLSTQGMEDFNKITAEGFYRWEFAPKQKLSLRLFAGYFLRNNTRNNLFDYGISRVSNYSFSYNLLGESASSGLLSQQFILADGGFKSFLPGTVNQWITSANVDSSIWKIFHVYADAGVYKNKDLPAKFIWDTGVKVRIIPDFLEVYFPIQSSLGFEPSFKDYGKRIRYTLILNLGSIINAARRGWY, from the coding sequence TTGAAAAAGATCAGCATTTGCCTTATTTTGTTCTGGGGAGTCGCACAGGTTTCTGCACAGAAAGACAGTATATATATTGAAGCTAAACTTTCTCCTGACAAAAAGAACCTTGAGATCAGTCAGGAAATTGTTTATTACAATCATTCTGAAAAAGACCTGCAGACCATAAAACTCCTGAATTGGGTTTCCGCTTACAACAAACGCGGAACCTCTTTAGTCTACAGAAAACTGGAAGACAGAAATACTGATTTGCATTTTGCAAAAAGTGATCAATTAGGAAAACTTCTTGAACTGAATGTTAAGAATTCTGAAAATGAAGCCATTCCTGTTAATACAATCTCAGATGAAAATCTTTTTATTCCTCTGAAAAATGTATTAAAACCTGGCCAAAGTGTTACTCTACAGTTGCAATACCGGATGCAGCTTCCCGACAAAACCTTTACGGGATATGGAACATCCACTCAGAATACTGTATTAAAATATTTCTTTATTGTTCCGGATCATTTTGATCCGGACAATATTTCCACAAGAAACTACCACGATATTGAAGAACCAGTAAGTTTCAATACTTTCTGGACCGTCAATTTTGATATTCCTGTAAATAATTTTGTGGAAGGTAATCTCCCACAGGTTCAGATGAACTCATTCAAAGGATATCTGGATTCAGACCCTGAGTTTTTGATTTCGCCCACGGAATATCCTTCAATAAAAACCAATGTTGACGGAGCTGAAACCGAAATTAAATTTGGTTATAACCTGAAGCCGGAAGAAAAACAAAATCTGGAGTTCTTCCTTCCTTTACAATTAAAGTTCCTGAAAGAAAGAATTGGTATTCTTCCGAAAAGTATTTTTATTTCTGATAAATTCAGAGCTAAGGAAGACTTTTTCGGAAATAATGATATTACTTTCTGGAAATTCAGATTTCAGTTATTTACCAATGCTGAAAAGACAGATCTGGATTATTTTGGAATCATTGCCAAGAAAGTTCTTGATGAAAACGTTATTGCTGATAAAGAAAAAGACCACTGGTTCAAAAACGGTTTAAAATCTTATCTGGAAATTCAGTATCTGAAAAAATTCTATGCTGACACGAAACTTTTAGGGACACTTCCTGAAACCAGAATATTTGGACTTAAACCATTAAAATTTTTCCATGCATCCAAAGTAAAACTTCTGGATCGTTACGGACTTTCCTATCAGTATATCATGCTGCAAAATCTTGATCAGAAGATTGATGAGCATTTCCCTGTTTTAAGCAATTTTAATGACATGGCTGTCAGCAGTTTTGAAACCGGAAGTCTTTTTAATTATTCAGCTGATAAAATGGGGTATGACAACTTCAATGATATTCTGAAAGATTATATTACTCAGAATACCGGAAAAAAAATTAATCCTGAAAATTTCCTGACTTCTATTTCTGAGAAAAATAAATCAGCAGCCTATCTTTCAAACTTTTTTAAACAGAAAAACAGAGTTGATTTCAAGTTAAAAAACATTAAAAAAGGCAACGATTCCTTAGAAATAAAAATTACAAAAAATACAGACATCTCCATTCCTGTAAAACTGGAAACCGAGACCAAAGAAGGAGAAAAAAAGGTGTACTGGATAGATACTGAAGAAAATGAACGTATTACCAGTCTGTCACTTCCGGCTTCTGATAACATCTATAAAGTTACATTAAATAGTGGCTACACCTTCCCTGAATCGAATTACAGGGATAATTTTCTGTATGCAAAAGGAATATTTTCCAATGCAAAAAAAATCAAACTTAAATTAATAAAAGACATTCCGAATCCGGAATACAACGAAATTTATATCACCCCAAGAGTACGTTTCAACAATACGTATGATAAATTTCTTTTGGGGATTAACTTAAAAAACCAATCTTTATTTGATCAGAAATTCCTGTATTCAGTTACACCAACCTACAGTACCGGAACAGGAAAACTGACAGGTTCGGGTGCTGTTTCCTACTCTATTCTGCCTGCCGAAAGTATTATCCGAAGCTTAACCTTTGGTGTTTCCGGTTCTTATTTTCATTACGATTATGGATTAGCCTACAGAAAGAGTTCAATAGCTTCCTCTATCAACTTCAGAAAAAATCCCAGAAGTACAGTAAGCAGAAGCATCGGAGTTTCTTATAATTATTTTGAAAGAGATCTGAGCCCTAAAATGGTTGCCAATAATGACTACAGCAAATACAACGTCTGGACTGTTGGGTATGGCTATAGCGACAGTCAGATGATCCATGAAAAAAGCTTTAGTCTGAGCACGCAAGGAATGGAGGATTTTAATAAAATAACAGCTGAAGGCTTCTATAGATGGGAATTTGCCCCTAAACAAAAGCTAAGTCTACGTTTATTTGCAGGATATTTTTTAAGAAACAATACCCGAAACAATCTTTTCGACTATGGAATTTCAAGGGTTTCTAACTACTCCTTTTCTTATAATCTTTTAGGAGAAAGTGCCAGCAGCGGTCTCCTTTCACAGCAGTTTATATTAGCTGACGGTGGTTTTAAATCTTTTCTGCCGGGAACGGTAAACCAATGGATTACTTCTGCCAACGTAGATTCAAGTATATGGAAAATTTTCCATGTGTATGCTGATGCCGGAGTTTATAAAAACAAAGATCTTCCTGCCAAATTCATATGGGACACCGGAGTTAAAGTAAGAATCATTCCGGATTTCCTAGAAGTTTATTTCCCGATACAGTCTTCTTTAGGATTTGAACCTTCATTTAAAGATTATGGAAAGCGTATCCGATATACATTGATTCTTAATCTTGGTTCCATTATTAATGCCGCAAGAAGAGGCTGGTACTAA
- a CDS encoding T9SS type A sorting domain-containing protein gives MKKLYSLFATAMISAVAFAQTTYLWDGSSVNPISGTNANISSVAFAATQGNNNGTTNLITTSSVSSGYTGASGSSNFGAAAFKEALTTAASTYFSVTVTPVAGNKVTLNSLNLGSRGTSTGPGKITVYSSIDNYTTAIGTVNVNNNSTWTLNNITFAGANLVGAESAPVTLRIYGSDSPGTGTPSLGTANWRIDDISLIVTSSTASLAVIDAKNAKSGNFVKNSFVKNNEIVFGSDVKDVKVFNMFGQLVKEGSVKQNGTVNIAELAKGNYIVTGTVNNQPVSQKVLKD, from the coding sequence ATGAAAAAACTTTATTCTCTTTTTGCAACAGCGATGATAAGTGCAGTTGCTTTTGCACAAACAACTTACCTTTGGGATGGCAGTTCTGTAAATCCTATTTCTGGTACAAATGCTAATATTTCAAGTGTAGCATTTGCAGCAACTCAGGGAAATAATAATGGTACTACTAATTTAATTACCACTTCATCTGTGTCTTCTGGCTATACAGGAGCAAGCGGATCCAGTAATTTTGGTGCTGCTGCTTTTAAAGAAGCTCTTACCACTGCTGCAAGTACTTATTTTAGTGTAACTGTTACTCCTGTTGCAGGTAATAAAGTAACTTTAAATTCTTTAAATTTAGGATCGAGAGGAACATCTACAGGACCTGGAAAGATTACAGTATATTCCAGCATTGATAACTATACAACGGCGATAGGTACTGTAAATGTTAACAATAATAGTACATGGACATTGAATAATATCACTTTTGCAGGTGCTAATTTAGTAGGTGCAGAATCAGCTCCTGTTACCTTAAGAATCTATGGAAGTGACAGTCCTGGTACAGGAACTCCATCTCTTGGTACTGCCAACTGGAGAATAGATGATATTTCTTTAATTGTTACTTCGTCTACTGCTTCTCTGGCTGTTATTGATGCTAAAAACGCAAAATCAGGGAACTTTGTAAAGAATTCTTTTGTTAAAAACAATGAGATTGTTTTCGGATCTGATGTAAAAGATGTAAAAGTTTTCAACATGTTCGGACAGCTTGTAAAAGAAGGTTCTGTGAAACAAAACGGAACGGTAAATATTGCTGAACTGGCAAAAGGAAACTATATCGTAACAGGTACAGTAAACAACCAGCCGGTTTCTCAAAAAGTTCTTAAAGACTAA
- a CDS encoding T9SS type A sorting domain-containing protein: MRKILFCLIAGFAASNFYSQVNVSATAGTATGTYTTLKGAFDAINAGTHQGAIAISITANTTETATASLNASGGATSYTSVGIKPAVGVTATISGDVASAPLVRIMGSNITLDGSNAASGTTKDLTLTNTSVTAPQVLTFIAASAAAANTNIMVKNLNIINGINNSSALVMYDGATTPTGGFFNNVTIQNNSVKKAYMGIYLFAAIGAGNGGNTLVTGNDISASGADANRLGGIYVQGADGVTVSNNTLGNFETTNAEIKRGIWFATATVNSSIISNTITNLGYTGTGAGGASGITITSGNTGASVAANIIVRGNTISNFTSTGTGSLFAGIYAGGTLTNGMTITNNKISGIKNTNTFGYGAQGIYLATTSPTSNTLVANNIVSGVAGYGYATTGGVNDNGNGVVITAGGGYKLYYNTVVMDVSQTVAGRPSALNITSGVTGAGGIDVRNNLFVNTQTQAGDRYAIYAGAASTVFSTINYNNFYSSGTNLGYIGGVAKATLADIQSGFGGNVNSLNVLPVFVSATDFHVSGTGNAALDNKGTPVVEVTLDADGNTRNAVTPDLGSFEFTATVLAVNEAAKKNTVSFYPNPVVDYLYINNDSRIKDVEVYNASGQKMLNETINAEKGSVDMRRAPAGIYILKVNTERGSQPLKIIKK; the protein is encoded by the coding sequence ATGAGAAAAATTCTATTTTGCTTGATCGCAGGTTTTGCTGCATCAAATTTTTATTCACAAGTGAATGTGTCTGCTACAGCAGGTACAGCTACAGGAACCTATACTACGTTAAAGGGAGCATTTGACGCTATCAATGCGGGAACACATCAGGGAGCAATTGCAATCAGTATCACAGCTAATACAACCGAAACAGCAACTGCCAGCCTGAATGCCAGTGGTGGTGCAACGAGCTACACTTCCGTTGGGATCAAACCGGCAGTGGGAGTTACAGCTACTATTTCAGGAGATGTTGCCAGTGCGCCCTTAGTGAGAATAATGGGCAGTAATATTACCTTAGATGGAAGTAATGCTGCTTCAGGAACTACAAAAGATCTTACCCTTACCAATACTTCTGTTACAGCACCGCAGGTCCTTACATTTATTGCGGCTTCTGCAGCAGCGGCCAATACTAATATTATGGTTAAAAACCTGAATATTATAAATGGTATCAATAATTCTTCAGCTTTGGTAATGTATGATGGAGCTACAACGCCTACCGGAGGTTTTTTTAATAATGTTACCATTCAGAATAATTCTGTGAAAAAAGCCTATATGGGAATCTATCTATTTGCAGCTATAGGAGCAGGTAATGGAGGGAATACATTGGTTACTGGTAATGATATAAGTGCTTCAGGAGCAGATGCGAACCGTCTTGGAGGAATTTATGTCCAGGGTGCAGATGGAGTGACGGTAAGTAATAATACCTTAGGTAATTTTGAAACTACCAATGCGGAAATAAAAAGAGGAATCTGGTTTGCAACAGCAACAGTGAATTCTTCAATTATTTCAAATACCATTACCAATCTTGGTTATACAGGAACTGGTGCTGGAGGAGCTTCCGGGATCACTATTACTTCCGGTAATACAGGTGCCTCTGTAGCAGCTAATATTATTGTAAGAGGAAATACCATTTCCAATTTTACCTCCACCGGAACGGGGTCTCTGTTTGCGGGAATTTATGCAGGAGGCACATTGACAAATGGAATGACTATCACTAATAATAAAATATCCGGGATCAAAAATACCAATACATTCGGATATGGAGCGCAGGGAATATATCTTGCTACAACAAGTCCTACCTCCAATACCTTAGTAGCCAATAACATTGTAAGTGGTGTAGCTGGCTATGGATATGCAACAACCGGAGGCGTAAATGATAACGGAAACGGAGTTGTCATTACTGCAGGAGGAGGTTATAAGCTTTATTATAATACTGTTGTGATGGATGTAAGCCAGACTGTTGCAGGAAGGCCATCTGCTTTAAACATTACAAGTGGGGTAACCGGTGCAGGAGGTATTGATGTGAGAAATAATCTTTTTGTAAATACCCAGACCCAGGCAGGAGATAGATATGCTATTTATGCCGGTGCGGCCAGTACGGTTTTTTCTACTATTAATTATAATAATTTTTATTCTTCCGGAACTAATCTTGGCTATATCGGGGGAGTTGCAAAAGCTACCCTTGCTGATATCCAGTCAGGATTTGGAGGTAATGTAAATTCTTTAAATGTTCTGCCGGTATTTGTATCAGCAACAGACTTCCATGTATCTGGTACCGGAAACGCAGCTCTTGATAATAAAGGAACTCCGGTTGTTGAAGTTACATTGGATGCTGATGGCAATACAAGAAACGCTGTAACACCGGATCTTGGAAGTTTTGAATTTACAGCAACAGTATTGGCTGTAAATGAAGCAGCGAAAAAGAATACAGTCAGTTTCTATCCGAACCCAGTTGTTGATTACCTTTACATCAATAATGACAGCAGAATAAAAGATGTTGAAGTATATAATGCTTCAGGGCAAAAAATGCTTAATGAAACAATCAATGCAGAAAAAGGCTCTGTAGATATGAGACGTGCTCCTGCAGGAATTTATATCTTAAAAGTGAATACTGAAAGAGGCTCACAGCCACTTAAAATTATTAAAAAATAA
- a CDS encoding T9SS type A sorting domain-containing protein — MKKIFTLVGLVSLAAFSNAQIVINEIYGGNADSGAVLKNNYIVLKNVGTNLVSLTGASIQYAPAIGAFTEYHTLPDFTLGPEETFLIQEAAIDGGVENLPTPDFIATTITRFDGTPNKSSGLRISSVSGKVALAGNIVQVTGPSASNVLDFVGYGSNADQFKGDGPAPSPTTTTAIKRTLVDSNDNRADFSLEGSVKSGFVQNPFIKDSKIVFGTEVKDVKIYDTFRQIVKKSPTKLASTLDIAELPKGTYIVTGTINNIPISQKIIKD; from the coding sequence ATGAAAAAAATCTTTACTCTTGTCGGGCTTGTATCATTAGCTGCCTTTTCGAATGCTCAGATTGTAATCAATGAGATTTATGGCGGTAATGCCGATTCAGGTGCCGTATTGAAAAATAATTATATTGTGCTCAAAAACGTCGGAACGAACCTGGTTTCTTTAACTGGGGCAAGTATACAATATGCTCCGGCAATAGGGGCTTTTACCGAATATCATACACTTCCGGATTTTACTCTGGGTCCTGAAGAAACCTTTCTGATTCAGGAAGCAGCCATTGATGGTGGTGTTGAGAATTTACCGACACCGGATTTTATTGCAACTACTATTACCCGTTTTGACGGAACACCCAATAAATCTTCAGGATTAAGAATTTCCAGTGTCTCCGGAAAAGTTGCTTTAGCCGGAAATATAGTGCAGGTAACCGGACCTTCTGCATCTAATGTCCTGGATTTTGTAGGCTACGGATCAAATGCAGATCAGTTTAAAGGAGATGGGCCAGCTCCTTCTCCAACTACAACCACAGCTATAAAAAGAACATTAGTAGACAGTAATGATAATAGGGCCGATTTTTCTCTGGAAGGCAGCGTGAAATCCGGTTTTGTGCAGAACCCTTTTATAAAGGACAGTAAAATTGTCTTCGGAACTGAAGTAAAAGATGTGAAAATCTATGATACCTTCAGGCAGATTGTGAAGAAATCACCTACTAAATTAGCCTCAACTCTTGATATTGCTGAGCTTCCAAAAGGAACTTATATTGTTACCGGAACAATTAATAATATTCCGATCTCACAGAAAATTATAAAAGATTAA